The Pseudomonas rhizosphaerae genomic sequence GATCGCCGCCCCGACCACGTAACCATAGGCAGGGTTGCTGACTGCCGCATTCTGCTCATAGGCGTAGGTGGCGGTGCCAGTGGTCTTGAGCTTGCCATCGATGCGGTCTTTGGGGTGGCCGATGACATTGAGCTGATCGATCGGATTGGTCGTCGCGGGCGTATCGAATTTCATGGGCTATCTTCCTGTTCGGTTCGCCGGTCGGCCAGCGCGATAGGCAATGGGCGGCGTTACGACGACGCTTGAGCCAGTGCCAGACCCAGCGTGCGCTCGGCGAGTTTCAGCTTGAACGCGTTTTGCGCCGTGGGGCGGGCGTCGCCGAGCAGGCGGGCGCTCACTGCGGCCGCCCCTTGAGGCAGCAAAGCGTCTGCGGCGACGTCGTGCCACGGCTTGTAGGCGACACCTCCGAGCGCGATCCGTCCCGTTCGATCCGGCTGCACCACTGCCGCCACCGAGATCAGGGCAAAGGCGTACGAGGCGCGGTCACGGACCTTGTAGTAGATGTGCCTGCCGCCTGCCGGTTTGGGCAGGATGACCGCCGTGATCAATTCGCCCGGGGTCAAGGTGTACTCCAGGTGAGGCGTATCGCCGGGCGCCTTGTAGAGCTGCGCGAGTGGAAACGTGCGGGTCTGGCCGCTGGCGTTCAGGGTTTCGACCGCGGCATCCAGTGCCTGCATGGCCACCGCCATGTCGCTCGGATGGCTGGCAATGCAGGCATCGCTGACACCGATCACGGCTTGCTGACGACTCATGCCGCCCAGCGCTGAGCAACCGGTACCGGGACGGCGTTTGTTGCAGGGTTGGTTGGTGTCGTAGAAGTAGGAGCAGCGGGTTCGCTGCAGCAGATTGCCCGCCGTGGTCGCCTTGTTCCGCAGTTGCCCGGATGCGCCCGACAACAGGGCCCTG encodes the following:
- a CDS encoding FAD binding domain-containing protein, producing the protein MRSFTYERATSPEQAATAAAANPAARFIAGGTNLLDLMKLEIETPQHLLDVNGLGFDTLEATREGGLRIGALVRNTDLAAAPEVRRDYAVLSRALLSGASGQLRNKATTAGNLLQRTRCSYFYDTNQPCNKRRPGTGCSALGGMSRQQAVIGVSDACIASHPSDMAVAMQALDAAVETLNASGQTRTFPLAQLYKAPGDTPHLEYTLTPGELITAVILPKPAGGRHIYYKVRDRASYAFALISVAAVVQPDRTGRIALGGVAYKPWHDVAADALLPQGAAAVSARLLGDARPTAQNAFKLKLAERTLGLALAQASS